In Hirschia baltica ATCC 49814, the genomic stretch GATTGGTGTTTTATCTGAGGCTTGGCGAAATCTAGCTCCCAAAACCACTTGTCAGGTGGAAATATCTGATGCTTATGATCACAAGCATCAACCGCTGTCTGAAGAAGATGCGTCAACCGGCCTTTCTCGAATGTCGATTGATATATGCAAAGCTCTGTATCGCAAGCTAGCGGCCGATGGCACAGTTTTCACTATGGAAACATTCCGCAGCCTGAAAGCAACCTACTACCGTCTCGCTCTGGACCTGATCGAGAATTATTACAATGATGCGATTATGAATGGTCTTCACGTAGACCGTCACGCTGCTGAAAAATCAGTTGAGTTATTTGCTTCTAACATCATGGAAGCTGGTGAAATATTCCTTGAAAACCCAATGGAAACACCTTTCATTCCCAATTGGAGCAGGGTGCACGCAGCAGACCAAGACCTCATGCGTGTGATGTCAGAATCAATTATGCAAGATAATGAAGACTACCAACCCTAAGCTAAGCCACGCAGAGTCCGCCCCGCTATAATATGCGGGGCTTTTTCCTATTTTGAACGATTGGTTATCCACCGACACTGATATGGCGCAAAAGTGATTTCAGATGTGTGCTCGTTCACTTTTTCTCCAGATAGTAAATCAAACCAGTCATGTCCACCAATCAGATTGATCGATACAGCTGGAATGGTCAGCTCTCTATCTGTTACATTATGCAATGCGAATATTGATTGCGAACGGTCATAGCTTTGACGCCAGAAACCAAAAATATCATCCCCAAGCTGCATGGTAAATTGAGTAGCGTTTGGATGAAATGCCTCTTGTTTACGGCGGATCTGAATACGGGCTGTCATTTCTGATAATACACGTGCATGAGAGCTATTTTCATCGTCAAGATAAGCTCGCAAATCAGGATAATTCCAGCGCCGTCTATTAATTGCGCGATTTATACCCGTCTTTTCAACACCAGCCATGTGATTGTGCGTTCCAATCAATGAATGGATGTAGAAAGCTGGAATTCCTTCCAGTGCCATAACAATAGACTGACTGCACAAGAAACGTTGAAGCTGAAGATCATCCTCACCTTTGAGCGTCCCCTTCAATGCATCGAAAAACGTGACGTTCAACTCATAAGGTTTCTGACCACCATCTGGCGTCGAGCGCATGGAAACCAAGCCACCAAATGATTTTACTGTTTCAATAACATCATTGATTTCTTCTTCATTTAGCAAGCCTTCAGCCGGTCTCATTCCTATACCATCATGAGATGCTGAGAAATTTAGATAAGCACACCCCATTTGCGCAGGTGGCATCGCCATTTGCCATTGGTTTAAATGACGTGAAGACCCACTCAGCAAAGCCTGCAAAATCAATGGCGGTAGAGAAAAATTGTAAACTGCATGCGCTTCATTCCTATTTCCAAAATAGGATAGGTTTTCTGTGTTTGGCACATTCGTTTCTGTCAGAAGGATCACGTCTTCTTTGGCAAAATCCAACAACAAACGCATGAGCTGAACGATTGCATGAGTTTGAGGAAGATGAATGCAATTCGTGCCAATTTCTTTCCAGATAAATGCAACAGCATCCAGCCTGATTATTCTAACACCATTATCGACATGCAGGCGCATTATCCGCAAAAATTCCAGCAGAACTTCAGGATTGGTAAAATCAACATCAACTTGATCGTGGCTAAATGTGCACCAAACGTGCTTACTACCTGAAGGAGTTTGCACTTCCCGCAACAATTCATTGGTACGCGGACGGACAACCTCACTCAAATCATCATCAGGACGCGCCTCAAAGAAAAATTTGTCATAAGGCTCATGACCTTGCCGATAGTCGTTAAACCACTTGCTTTGGCTAGATACGTGGTTCAACACTAAGTCTGACATCAGTTTAAAACGCTTTCCAATACGTTTTATATCTTCCCACTCTCCAAGCTCACTATTGACTGAACGATAGTCAGTTACCGCAAAACCATCGTCTGATGTAAATGGGAAAAAAGGTAAAATGTGTACGCTAGTTATAGTGTCCCCTAAATAGCGCCTTAAAAAATCCTGTAATAAATCTAACGGCTTATGCTTCCCGTCTTTTATCGAATTTCCATAGGTGATAATCACAGCATCATCTTCGGACCACAGTCCGATATTGCTTGGCTGACGTTGATCAGTGCGTATTAAATCACTGTCTTCCCAATACGCTTCGATAATCTGCTCGATAAGGGAATCGCAGTCATGCTCAGGATAAATGAAGCTCACTAATTCAGTCAGCTTAGTCTTAAATGCTACAGAAATATCCAGCATAGAATGCTCCGCCTTATGCACGCGCGTCTTAATTGAAAAATTGCGCCCTCGTCCTACTGACATCAATAGATGGCAATAACAGTCAATAATTTAATAGACGACTGCCAGAAGATTGAACGATGGTTTGAGTTTATATTGAAATTACGTACATAAAGAAGGCAGACAATCAATATCACCTGCCTTTCTTATTTATCGGGTTATTTAGTAAGTTTTGCCCAATACGCAGAGTAAGCTGGTAAATCATGAGGCACTTCCCAGCCATCACTCATACCGTCATGACTAAACATGACCTTCCAAC encodes the following:
- a CDS encoding sugar phosphorylase, yielding MLDISVAFKTKLTELVSFIYPEHDCDSLIEQIIEAYWEDSDLIRTDQRQPSNIGLWSEDDAVIITYGNSIKDGKHKPLDLLQDFLRRYLGDTITSVHILPFFPFTSDDGFAVTDYRSVNSELGEWEDIKRIGKRFKLMSDLVLNHVSSQSKWFNDYRQGHEPYDKFFFEARPDDDLSEVVRPRTNELLREVQTPSGSKHVWCTFSHDQVDVDFTNPEVLLEFLRIMRLHVDNGVRIIRLDAVAFIWKEIGTNCIHLPQTHAIVQLMRLLLDFAKEDVILLTETNVPNTENLSYFGNRNEAHAVYNFSLPPLILQALLSGSSRHLNQWQMAMPPAQMGCAYLNFSASHDGIGMRPAEGLLNEEEINDVIETVKSFGGLVSMRSTPDGGQKPYELNVTFFDALKGTLKGEDDLQLQRFLCSQSIVMALEGIPAFYIHSLIGTHNHMAGVEKTGINRAINRRRWNYPDLRAYLDDENSSHARVLSEMTARIQIRRKQEAFHPNATQFTMQLGDDIFGFWRQSYDRSQSIFALHNVTDRELTIPAVSINLIGGHDWFDLLSGEKVNEHTSEITFAPYQCRWITNRSK